The genomic window gtcaacactgtctatacatggtatttcaacaattaactcagtcaattgtttgttttcatttaggTTTCTGCCACTTTTCTTCTAGTtagaaaataagaatatttagaccttctacaaataaatattcactTTATTAACTTCAAACATAcggtataatattattgtaacatttgtaatcatgtaaaaattttaaacaaatttatatgtgtttcagtttttaatcattacaattaatgtaaatattattaatactcGTTCGATAAATCGAAGATACACTACGACTAATGCCGAAACAAAACACCAAGTATGCTTCAAAGTTTTATTGGTAACTTACTAACGgtttactatttataataactcaatttcaaaatttttagaatgaaGCACAGAATGAGGAAAAACAAActggaaatgaaaataatttaatgcagGTATAcagcaaaaaatttatgtaaattgtgtaaatttaaatcgaattttcTTGATACTCTTAGTAAGCCCATAAAAAAAAGGTACAACTTTAACGAAAGAACAATTaagtattttacaataattagtcccaaatttgcaacaaaaattcagacaaccgaaaatggactaattagatgattttataaacacctatatcaaaattttgttcgttgcttcaatatttttaagcgttagaaacttgggactaaacttaatataaggAGTGATCAATTTAGAGGTATaggattttaaattgaaataaaacaacgcaaattcaaattgataaggcaatcttttttatttttgtgtacaaCCTTTCAcgacattaattttttaaagataatcccTTTCAAATGTTTTCCGCAACTGCACTTTAATTCGTCCACCCGTAAACACCAATTTTGAATGACTCGCTCGAGGACTTCAGTAGGTATCTCGCTAATAACTTCAGTAATGTTGGCTTCCTATGCTTAAATAGCTGGTTTATCCACAAAACATTTAGACTTTACATACCCCCACAAATAAAAGTCCAAAGAAGTGATATCACACGATCTTGAAACAACATTCTTCCGAGTCTTCGGCAAAACTCTCAATTACAGCCGCAATATTCTCTACAGTTCGGGCTGTACGTGGTCTAATCGGTCGAGTATTATCcaataatgttaaattattcTCGAGTTTGGTATGCCGAATAGTGCGTTTAAGTCTTAAGTCTTTCCATGAAATGTCaataaaaactgaataatattatatatttagtttgACATTAATCACGCGTGACATGTCAATAAAACCCTTTTGGAAAAGTACCTCCAATTTGATCACGCtgtactatgatatatttcatatatacatgatatactAACTTTTTTTCGTATAGCGTTTAAAGTTTGCCAAAATACAAACATGAGTTTTATGGTGGGGAAATAATCACTTAAGTATATTACATTACCTCAGAAAAACAATTAGTTACTTTGATTAGAAAAACAGCAAAATActgacaaaaaattattcttattatttcaCTAATATAAAACAGGGTATTGGTTGTAAACCAGAGTGCGCATCATGCCCAGCAAATATGAGAATATGCTTTCAAAaacataattgtaaaaatactcGTGCCTCAAACAATGATGCTGCTAACGAAGATTGTGAATCGAAATGTGTGAAATGTTCAGAGAAAACGCATCAAATATGTTGGATCAGTGGAAATTGTAATATTGAACAAATAATCGAATTACCTGACAACAACATATCACCTGTAAATCACAcggaaaaattacaaataattaatatttatacatcaaAGAATACGAACATTGATATTTTCGCTGATAGTGCTGATAAAAAGGCAAAAGAAAGGAAATCAAACGAACAAAAAACCATTAACATTAACTTCGGTGATGACGATAAGAAACGTGAAAATTATACGATGATACTAAACAGTAACGAAATTACCATCATTAATGACAACAACaagaataaagaaaatgagCCTTCAACGGAGAAACAACAATCGTTTAAACCTTCTACAAAATCAATAGAAAACTCAACACCTGTAAATTCTAATAATTCACTACCTGATTCTTCTTCTCAACCGGCATCAAACAAATCTTTCTATCACTCACATTCAAACTCAGATGAAAATTATTCATCTTATTCCGTTGAAAAAGTACCAAATCCTATTCTAAAGAGTAGAAAATTTGCATTGAAATCACTTGCTTTGAAAGAACcaaatctaaataatttaaacgaatCATATGagaatgttaaatttaattctgAGTCACTTTCAACTGGGGTATTcagtgatgaaaaaaatttaacgccATCAAATAGTATTGAATCGGaatgtttattaaatgaatCGAATAGTTTATTAGATGAAAATAgctcaataaatttaatgttaacaccaaaaactaaaagaatGCATGCTTCATCTAAATTTAAGGAATATGAACGACTCGTAAAACAAGTACTCACAGGTAGAAATCTATCTAAAGGTGATTGGAATCAAATTGATTTATCTGATTCTACAGAAGAAAAGTTTAGTCCAAATGTTACAACAAAAACGAAACCAAATTCAGAATTGAATGAAAGTGATTATTCATCTGCATCTGAGACAAATAAATCAGATGGAGAAGAGATGGCAACACAGAAATCAAAGCCAGATTTGAATGAAATGGATGATGTATCTGAAACTGAAGAAAGCTTTGAGACAggaatcaataaattaataaatgaaacaatCTTTTTATCTGAATCAAAAGAGTCAATAGAAGATATCACGACTATCAGGCCTAACACTAAAACCGAAACTACAGGTTCAGATTCTGAAATTGTTGATTATTATGAAGACATCACGACTAGTAAGCctaaaaatgaaactaaaactACGAATTCAGATTCTGCTCAGACAAATGAAGACAAATCAAACACCGACCCAAAAAAAGATTATGAAGGCATCATGAGTAGTAAGCCTACAGAGCAAACTACAATGGCGATACCGAAAGATGATCAAATAAAAGCGGATAATGAAATTAGTGAAGAGGAAGATTGCGAAGAAAATGATGATGAAGACTAAAGAAGAAAATGGCAAACAATTTTAAGAACATACATAAATAAGGAAAGAAAATAGCCATGGTTAAGAAACAAATGAGCGACATTAGAAGATAGACGGTAAGATAATGGCAGGTTAATGTGGCCCTTTTCCCGTTTTAGTCTCGGATGGGATTAAAAATACCTGATAAACTTTAGCTCCTTCAATGACTTGCTATTTTATAGAAAGACTTTGCGTTTTAGAAGCATTTTAGAAGAATTCAGTTCAAAAAAAACAACGAGTTCTTCGATATGTTAACCACGTATTTCATTGGCAAATGTCTCCTGATTTTTTAACCACCTTCGAGGAAGAAGCGAGAAAATGAGTCTGTCGTTATTTTAcagtttaatatattattattttctaaatttttctaatcGTTACAAATAAATGACTTTTTGTAGATACATTCACAGGATAAAAAAGTACTTCAACTTAGAATAAGATACTTAATTTGTTATCGTTTCCagtcatttaataatttcaaactaacaaaaaattaatatattgttaataaaaatatttctaattcatTTTCTACTCTATTATTTAGTATCAAAATTTCGTCCAAGTATCTTTAGAATAGATCAAGAATCTCTctcttgataaatattttaccgCACTAGTAAcaagatacaaaatttttttgtaaaatataactatgtcagtatcggtttAAACGCTATGctgatttgaccattgagggaatagtaacattagcaatagatatgacggacgagtcaatgcaataTGGGCGTCAGGCCAATAAAGGTTggcgatatcacaatacttctggtggataaccctattcaatattataatattacttatcgaagtcaccattgttataactttattgtgtgccataaactttattgtgcgTCACTTTATCCAAGACCGCGTGCTCTTAGAGGAGGAAGCGAAACGGAAAATAggtaggtagaaaaaaatgttgtctctctgtcttactcgtaatttttggttgtcactgtcttactcgtattttaaatacagaagtatgagggacttctctaagccacgtttgcctaTGCCTGCTATAGTATCTGTCTCGATACCAtatcagcattgtagtaaacgccataaaTTTTTTCCTGTGAGTAATTAACTCTCAATTCACAatgattctgaaaattttacaaaaaacgagCTTAAAATAAGGGTGAAAAATAACTACAACACGACactgatattaataattaactgtATATGTAAGTGAAAGTACATTGTATCCGGGGTATTACACTTTACCCTACTATTttgtaaatgatttaaaaaatctataaatgatTTAAACTGCATAACTAATGGATTTCTATCGATATTAAGAAATCATTTATcagtaataaaattcatatgtaTTCTACTATTATTGTGTTGAGAGTTTCTAAAAGAATGATTTATGAAATCATTAAGTACTGATCTAGATTATgtatgggcaaacgtggctcaGAGAAGTTCCTtatacttctgtatctaaaatacgagtaagacagtgataatCAAAAAttcgagtaagacagagagacaacatttttaccTATCTCAGTCCTATAaaagaaactgagataggtagaagagtcgtatatccGTCTCGCTTCCACCTCTATGatcaatgcggacttggataaagagacacacaataaaatttatggcacacaataaaattataaaaatggtgactttgacttaaaataactggCAGGCATGGgaaaacgtggcttagagaagacactcagacttctgtaactaacatacgagtaagacagtgataccctaaccagtgacaacctaTATACGAGTAAGACCGAGAGACAACTTTTTTCttcctatctcattactattagagaaactgagataggtagaagagtcgtatacccgtctcgctttttcctctatgagcaatgcggacttgcataaagagacacacaataaagttataacaatggtgacttcgacttaaaataactcgcctgATCTAGACTATAGactggaaaaaaaataaaaaatcttttttttttttatttgatgcatagtttttttgtaatttgtaaaaaactgaactTTTTAACCCCCTAAAAAGGGGGTTAGGCTTTTTCCTGAGAGTTCGATTTTTTGGTACgaaatttttacaacctaataaacaactatggcaaatttcaaagatgggacatttttttccttttagttagatatttagtttcatcGTACTATGTAAAAATTGAAGATTTACAAAATCGAGTCTTCTcagtttttcttcaaaatttttttgttattcactGTATATCATTGACAGCTCAATGTAAGAAAGAAATTACAAAAAGCTAACAACGTcaaaaagattgaaaaataattttttctttgccCATTGCCTGCTTCAATTTTCGATGCAAATCTCCTGCCAAGTTTTCTAAATGTTCATCCAACCTCGGTGTCCCATCTTTTTGGACAGATTTTATACTTTGTTCTAAAATAGTCGGAAatctatacattttatatatataagcgatttaccactgactgactcatcacgaaatctttgaaactatctgtccgattaacttcaaattttgcatacttacctctttcgtgacatagacgtccactaagaacggatttttcGGAATTCCTATCCCGACAGATTTTCTGTAGTTTGTTCTTTTCTGTTCTGTAGTTAAGTCTGTAAAAACAGTCATAGAGGTAGAAGATACTGTTCACTATCTTGTCGAGTTTCTACACACACTCAACCCACCGGGAATCCCACCTCATATTCTTCATCTAAAAATTGGTGCACCAATAACGTTGTTGCGTAATTTAAATCCCCCAAAATTGTGTAATGGCACCAAACTACGAGTAAAACCATGCTAAGAAACGTTATCGAAGCAACAATTTTTACAGGAAAGTATGAGGGTATAATTGTATTCATTCCGAGAATCCCTCTGATTCCATCGgactatcattttaaatttagccGTTTGCAGTTTCCAGTAATATGTTGCTTTTCGATGACTATAAATAAAGCACAAGGTCAGAGTTTAAAATTAGCCGCTGTAGACTTACGAAGTAACTGTTTTTCTCATGGTCAATTTTATGTGGCGTGTTCAAGAGTGAGGATCTCATCGTTCTCCAATCAGATAAACGTACGAAGAATGTTGTTTACAGAGAAGTTTTGTAAATGTAAGTaaagtattttacaaattttatgtatctttatccattattatgagtttcatatacatgaaatgttattaaatgttaaaattaagagaaataaattaatgtgatgaaaaatggaaatgtagttgtttaataatttaatagatataaaaaatgaataaaacaaaattcaaaatgttttatggTGGCAATTTTTTCTTGGTGTAGGCCTACTGGGGATCTCGCCACAATAAATAACGGGCACACATCCTAATACACACTACCTCATCGGTGATGTGGAAATCTGTGTATTCCCTGACTGGcactatattttcttatttaaaatttgaaaaatttacaataaatatcaaatcgaaattaaacatttcgttaataaaagaagtatagaTTCACATCCAAATGGTTAGTgtgcccagcaaagcggacgGAAATCAGCTAGTAGTTTAATATTAGATACCTTTAATCATTTAGAATCTTtcattacattaattattacatactttcaaaataaaaatggtagTTGAAAAAATCTAGTAACCATATcaaaataagatatttaatgcaaaaaaaaaacctgatgTGTACACCGCATGACTACCTTGTAtacttataaacaataataataaaaatggaatcTATGAAAGTCCAAAtggaaatttatattgaaatcggaaaatcgaaaattttaaactagaaaTAATATCAGTCTTAAATC from Chrysoperla carnea chromosome 2, inChrCarn1.1, whole genome shotgun sequence includes these protein-coding regions:
- the LOC123293013 gene encoding probable serine/threonine-protein kinase DDB_G0283337 — protein: MKSLVFIQAFFLIITINVNIINTRSINRRYTTTNEEKQTGNENNLMQGIGCKPECASCPANMRICFQKHNCKNTRASNNDAANEDCESKCVKCSEKTHQICWISGNCNIEQIIELPDNNISPVNHTEKLQIINIYTSKNTNIDIFADSADKKAKERKSNEQKTININFGDDDKKRENYTMILNSNEITIINDNNKNKENEPSTEKQQSFKPSTKSIENSTPVNSNNSLPDSSSQPASNKSFYHSHSNSDENYSSYSVEKVPNPILKSRKFALKSLALKEPNLNNLNESYENVKFNSESLSTGVFSDEKNLTPSNSIESECLLNESNSLLDENSSINLMLTPKTKRMHASSKFKEYERLVKQVLTGRNLSKGDWNQIDLSDSTEEKFSPNVTTKTKPNSELNESDYSSASETNKSDGEEMATQKSKPDLNEMDDVSETEESFETGINKLINETIFLSESKESIEDITTIRPNTKTETTGSDSEIVDYYEDITTSKPKNETKTTNSDSAQTNEDKSNTDPKKDYEGIMSSKPTEQTTMAIPKDDQIKADNEISEEEDCEENDDED